The proteins below come from a single Aegilops tauschii subsp. strangulata cultivar AL8/78 chromosome 6, Aet v6.0, whole genome shotgun sequence genomic window:
- the LOC109783127 gene encoding CRIB domain-containing protein RIC10 codes for MAVKMKGIFKGLRIFSHMFAQKEHEMEIGFPTDVKHVAHIGLGTSDTSPSWMNEFKSAEDLSAGSLSTAEQSRQTSWTSTDFEPARSMLPTEINFPDRPAQESSSCPPRGPRKARRKKTRTSSPTSSARSSSSRSRASFATAFDDFNESQRGLRVV; via the exons CAAAGGGCTGAGGATATTCTCGCACATGTTTG CTCAAAAGGAACATGAGATGGAAATTGGGTTCCCTACAGATGTAAAGCATGTGGCTCACATAGGGTTGGGCACCAGTGACACATCTCCAAGCTGG ATGAATGAGTTCAAGTCAGCAGAAGATTTATCTGCAGGCTCTCTGAGCACAGCTGAGCAGTCAAGGCAAACTTCTTGGACCTCTACAG ACTTTGAGCCAGCAAGATCCATGCTGCCAACTGAGATTAATTTCCCAGACAGACCAGCACAAGAGTCCTCCTCCTGCCCCCCAAGAGGCCCCAGGAaggcaaggaggaagaagaccaggaCATCTTCCCCTACCTCCTCTGCAAGATCATCTTCCTCGAGGTCGAGGGCCTCCTTCGCGACGGCGTTCGACGATTTCAACGAGTCGCAAAGAGGGCTTCGGGTCGTGTAG
- the LOC109783130 gene encoding uncharacterized protein: MAKGAGYGLGFACFALVAAMAGAAQFKVGGDSGWSVAGASKESYNTWAMKNRFQVGDTLVFVYPKDKDSVLVVQPADYNACNTSSYDKKFADGNTVFALDHAGAFFFVSGVEANCRANEKLIVMVLAGRNGTGTAAAPPPSSPAAPAPATSSPPPAASSPPPATPPSPLPAAPAPSAPSPTSAPPPASASAPPPASSPASAPPTSSPTAPASPPLPTPSAPTGAPPMAPSANAPAGADGGSTNSTGTSSSPPPAGSNEQNGATLTVTGAAGLAGSAAACIVGYAMLAL; the protein is encoded by the exons ATGGCGAAGGGTGCTGGCTACGGGCTTGGGTTCGCGTGCTTCGCTCTTGTGGCGGCCATGGCCGGCGCGGCGCAGTTCAAGGTCGGCGGCGACAGCGGGTGGAGCGTGGCCGGCGCCAGCAAGGAGTCGTACAACACTTGGGCGATGAAGAACAGGTTCCAGGTCGGAGACACACTAG TGTTCGTGTACCCCAAGGACAAGGACTCGGTGCTGGTGGTGCAGCCGGCGGACTACAACGCCTGCAACACGTCGTCGTACGACAAGAAGTTCGCCGACGGCAACACCGTCTTCGCCCTGGACCACGCCGGCGCCTTCTTCTTCGTCAGCGGCGTCGAGGCCAACTGCCGCGCCAACGAGAAGCTCATCGTCATGGTCCTCGCCGGCCGCAACGGCACAGGCacggccgccgctccgccgcctTCGTCGCCCGCCGCTCCGGCACCGGCAACGTCGTCTCCGCCTCCGGCCGCTTCCAGCCCGCCGCCTGCGACGCCCCCCTCACCACTCCCCGCGGCGCCCGCTCCTAGCGCGCCTAGTCCCACCTCGGCTCCTCCTCCCGCCTCCGCTTCCGCCCCGCCACCGGCCTCTTCCCCTGCATCTGCTCCTCCGACCTCGTCGCCGACTGCTCCGGCGTCCCCGCCGCTTCCCACTCCGTCGGCCCCGACTGGTGCCCCGCCGATGGCGCCCTCAGCGAACGCTCCGGCAGGCGCGGACGGAGGAAGTACGAACTCAACGGGCACGTCATCATCCCCGCCCCCCGCCGGCTCCAACGAGCAGAACGGCGCCACGCTCACGGTTACCGGCGCCGCGGGTCTCGCCGGCTCGGCCGCGGCCTGCATCGTCGGCTACGCCATGCTCGCTCTGTGA